AGCTCCTCCCCGTCGCCGTCACTTCAACCCCACAAGGGTCCATCTGAAACGGGATCTGACCCCGGTGGTTAATCCCGGTGATGAGACTTCAACCCCACAAGGGTCCATCTGAAACGACGGTTGTGCCGACTTGCTGACCTCGACATTCCCACTTCAACCCCACAAGGGTCCATCTGAAACCAATTAACACAGCAACAAGGTAACTATGAAATGACTTCAACCCCACAAGGGTCCATCTGAAACACAGACTGTATCATCTCATTGGTGGCTGTGGACGTACTTCAACCCCACAAGGGTCCATCTGAAACGCGACCACGCGCTTGAGCTATCGCAACGGCTCGCGCACTTCAACCCCACAAGGGTCCATCTGAAACTTGTCTCAGGGAATGAGGAAGAGATGCCAAACAAGTGACTTCAACCCCACAAGGGTCCATCTGAAACGGATTTAGAAAATAGCTACATGGAGAGTTATTCTAAACTTCAACCCCACAAGGGTCCATCTGAAACCGGGGCGTCGCTGAAGTTGATCCGGGCGTTCCGCGAGACTTCAACCCCACAAGGGTCCATCTGAAACTGGATGGTTGCTACTGTAGCCAGTCCTGTCGCAAGACTTCAACCCCACAAGGGTCCATCTGAAACGCAGTCACTCCGGTTTGCAGACTATAACCGAGACACACTTCAACCCCACAAGGGTCCATCTGAAACTTGGCAGTGAAACCATCTCGCAATTCCTTTTTCCCACTTCAACCCCACAAGGGTCCATCTGAAACGGTTCAAAGACCGGTTCGAAGATCAGCGCGACCACAAAACTTCAACCCCACAAGGGTCCATCTGAAACCCGCGCTGACGTTGAGATGTTGATGACGCAGCTTACTTCAACCCCACAAGGGTCCATCTGAAACCATGCCCAGATCACGGGCTATAGCTATTCTATTTCCCGGTTGGAATAAAGTCTTTTCGTCGACCTCTAATAGACCTCAAACCCCCGGGGGTCGATGAATCAGCCTACGTCTCGTCGCCTCAACTACCACCTTTGCTCTGCTTGGAACACTATTACAACAACAAAGTAAGAATTAGCTAGTTGAAAGAAATGGGCACCGAAATAATATACCATAGTTTTGGTGACAATGATGAATTACCTCCGTCTCAGCGAATAGTTGAGGAACTGTCCGCCAGTGAATCTCTGTCTATCGCATGTTATATTAATTTAGACATCCCCCAAAACCTCATAGAGAACGCCGAGGCTTGAGAGCTTACGGACTTTCATACAGATCACCAGCCAATGGTAACCTGAACAATTCGGGACAGATTGGTTAGATACTCCACAAGTTGACGATCGGCATTCTGTAGCCGGTGCTGCATCCCTATCGGTGTGAAATGCTACCGCCCGTTCTCAGTCTTAATACTAACCCGAGACGGCGAAGCGTTCGAAAATCAACTACCCTGTGAACGGTTCTATGATGCCTTGAGATAGATACTAAATGTAGTGTCCGGGAACCATGGGAAAGTCGGTCAAAATCAGCCCGATTTCAGTGCTGATCAAGGGCTGAACCCTGCCTAATCGACACGTTTTTGTCCGGTTGACCAGTTTCCGGTCACGATGAATTTACAGGAACACAAGAATAGTAGCGACATGATGGTCTGGTTGTCTACGGACGAGCTGAAGCAACTGGTCGACTGTCCCGATGACGTACAACGCCAACTGGCACTGAAGCTCGGAGGATACTGTGGGCTCCGAAGTGCTGAAGTAGTTAACGTCAAACCAGCACATGTTCGAGATACCCAAATCGGTAAAGTGCTTGAAGTGCCGGCAGGCAAGGGTGACAAGTATCGGGAAACACCAATCCCCGATGGATTAGCTGGACAGATCCGGACCATCGGCCAGTACGAAGGTGAAGAGACGATTGTGGTGGGGACCGAAAGCACGCGAACGCTCCGACGCTGGATCAACACTGCTGCCAATGAGTTGGCCGAACAAACGGAGAACAACCG
This portion of the Salinarchaeum sp. IM2453 genome encodes:
- a CDS encoding site-specific integrase, whose protein sequence is MNLQEHKNSSDMMVWLSTDELKQLVDCPDDVQRQLALKLGGYCGLRSAEVVNVKPAHVRDTQIGKVLEVPAGKGDKYRETPIPDGLAGQIRTIGQYEGEETIVVGTESTRTLRRWINTAANELAEQTENNRWEFLSFHDLRRTWATLLASADVDPMVAIEWGGWNDLQTFLDHYQGKHSPEAQQRERNKVRWL